GGGCGAGGATCTCGTTCCAGAGGCGGCCGAGGGCCTGGGCGTCCAGCCTGCCCGCGAACGACAGGGTCAGGCCGTCCGGGGCCTGGGGGGCGTAGTCGATGCGCAAGGCGGCTGGTTGGTTCATGTGGGTCCATTCCTGGCGTGGATTGTCGCACGCCAACTTCTATTATTATTGCATTCAAGGAGAAAAGGCAAAACCGGAAGCCTCTTGACAAAAATGGGCGAACAGAACGATATTCTCAAAACAGAAGGAACAAAGAATGATCGACGGAATCGACAGGAATATTCTGATGATTCTTCAGGGAGACGGCCGTGTGTCCAACGCGGAGATCGCCCGGCGCGTGGGCATGGCGCCCTCGGCCGTGCTCGAGCGCATCCGCAAGCTGGAGCGCAAGGGCGTGATTCAGGGCTACGAGGCCCTGCTCGATCCGAAGTCCCTTGGGCAGCGGCTCACGGCCTTCACCACGGTGCATGTCAGCGAGGCCGTTGGCTCCACCGAGGCCGGCGCCCAACTGGCCCAGGTGTCGGGCGTCCTCGAAGTCAGAAGTGGGTCCGGTTTTTGGACCACTCGGCGGCAAAACTAAGGTGGACAGGTTCATGGGCTATGCCGCCTTTTCTGGGCAAGCCAGAG
This is a stretch of genomic DNA from Desulfovibrio aminophilus DSM 12254. It encodes these proteins:
- a CDS encoding Lrp/AsnC family transcriptional regulator; the encoded protein is MIDGIDRNILMILQGDGRVSNAEIARRVGMAPSAVLERIRKLERKGVIQGYEALLDPKSLGQRLTAFTTVHVSEAVGSTEAGAQLAQVSGVLEVRSGSGFWTTRRQN